A stretch of the Procambarus clarkii isolate CNS0578487 chromosome 47, FALCON_Pclarkii_2.0, whole genome shotgun sequence genome encodes the following:
- the LOC138350914 gene encoding uncharacterized protein encodes MASRVWYESLGRLRTGLRRIPVSWTADIACNTKRNGFFSNYNNFCIKICVDPIHVGIGKHDFVDRLANKACRKEHTDYDFGLTNAIIRNIQIKEITLDLKELRKAQRPILETHLNIAHDLETNLSNTHELETHLSITHDLETHLSITHDHETHLSTTHDLEAYLSTTHDLEAHLSTTHDLEAYLSTAHDLEAHLSTTHDLETHLSTTHDLETHLSIITRDLETHLSITHDLETHLSTTYDLETHLSTTHDLETHLSIITRDLETHLSITHDLETHLSTTHDLETHLSTTHDLETHLSIITRDLETHLSITHDLEAHLSTTHDLETHLSTTHDLETHLSIITRDLETHLSITHDLETHLSTTYDLETHLSTTHDLETHLSIITRDLETHLSITHDLETHLSTTHDLETHLSTTHDLETHLSIITRDLETHLSITHDLEAHLSTTHDLETHLSTTHDLETHLSTTHDLETHLSIITRDLETHLSITHDLEAHLSITHDLETHLSITHDLETHLSTTHDLEAYLSTTHDLETHLNITHDQETHLSTTHDLETHLNITHDQETHLSITHDLETHLSMIT; translated from the exons ATGGCGTCGAGAGTATGGTACGAGAGTTTGGGTCGCCTGCGTACTGGGTTgcgcagaataccagtcagctggacagcag ATATAGCTTGTAATACTAAACGGAATGGATTTTTTTccaattataataatttttgtatcaaAATTTGCGTGGATCCCATCCATGTTGgaattggaaaacatgactttgtagatagaTTGGCCAATAAGGCTTGCAGAAAAGAACACaccgattatgactttggactaactaatgcaattattagaaacatacaaatcaaAGAAATTACTTTAGATTTAAAAGAACTAAGAAAGGCCCAGAGACCT ATTCTAGAGACACACCTGAACATCGCGCATGACCTAGAGACAAACCTGAGCAACACACATGAACTAGAGACACACCTGAGCATCACACATGACCTAGAGACACACCTGAGCATCACACATGACCACGAGACACACCTGAGCACCACACATGACCTAGAGGCATACCTGAGCACCACACATGACCTAGAGGCACACCTGAGCACCACACATGACCTAGAGGCATACCTGAGCACCGCACATGACCTAGAGGCACACCTGAGCACCACACATGACCTAGAGACACACCTGAGCACCACACATGACCTAGAGACACACCTGAGCATCATCACACGTGACCTAGAGACACACCTGAGCATCACACATGACCTAGAGACACACCTGAGCACCACATATGACCTAGAGACACACCTGAGCACCACACATGACCTAGAGACACACCTGAGCATCATCACACGTGACCTAGAGACACACCTGAGCATCACACATGACCTAGAGACACACCTGAGCACCACACATGACCTAGAGACACACCTGAGCACCACACATGACCTAGAGACACACCTGAGCATCATCACACGTGACCTAGAGACACACCTGAGCATCACACATGACCTAGAGGCACACCTGAGCACCACACATGACCTAGAGACACACCTGAGCACCACACATGACCTAGAGACACACCTGAGCATCATCACACGTGACCTAGAGACACACCTGAGCATCACACATGACCTAGAGACACACCTGAGCACCACATATGACCTAGAGACACACCTGAGCACCACACATGACCTAGAGACACACCTGAGCATCATCACACGTGACCTAGAGACACACCTGAGCATCACACATGACCTAGAGACACACCTGAGCACCACACATGACCTAGAGACACACCTGAGCACCACACATGACCTAGAGACACACCTGAGCATCATCACACGTGACCTAGAGACACACCTGAGCATCACACATGACCTAGAGGCACACCTGAGCACCACACATGACCTAGAGACACACCTGAGCACCACACATGACCTAGAGACACACCTGAGCACCACACATGACCTAGAGACACACCTGAGCATCATCACACGTGACCTAGAGACACACCTGAGCATCACACATGACCTAGAGGCACACCTGAGCATCACACATGACCTAGAGACACACCTGAGCATCACACATGACCTAGAGACacacctgagcaccacacacGACCTAGAGGCATACCTGAGCACCACACATGACCTAGAGACACACCTGAACATCACACATGACCAAGAGACACACCTGAGCACCACACATGACCTAGAGACACACCTGAACATCACACATGACCAAGAGACACACCTGAGCATCACACATGATCTAGAGACACACCTGAGCATGATCACATGA